atGTCTGCAGTTCTTTCTTATGGGATGGATTCTGTACCAGTAAACACAACATTAAACAGCAGTATTGTAATGGAAGTATGTGGCGCTAATTTTTGTGGTGCCACCTCCAACACCACCGACAGCCCAAAATTAGAGAGGCCATCGGAAGAAAGAATTCATCTAATTTCCGGCATCTATTTATGCTGCATGATTGTCGCCTCTTTGATAGTCACATTTGGTGTCGATTCTCTTTCAAGGTAAATAAATTAACCATTAAATCAATGGAATTTTGCGATCAGAAATAAATTGACCATCAAATTGATGGAATTCAATAATTGATTGTAGTTCTGGCAATTAGTCGAAGCTTAGTTAATTGGTATTCCACTCGATATGATGTCGTAAAACTACGTTACTTTATATTGGAACCGTGGGATCGATGCAGTTCgtaattaaagcttaatggaagaaataaatatttgtatttataattGCATTATATTTTGATATTATAATATCATAAGAGTATCAAGTTTTATAAACTGAATCCAGTCTGTTGTGCCCGGAAACCATCGAATTCAAAGTTAGAAGGTCTCGAAGTTCAGTAACAGCAAAGTTTAAGGATATAGGGTGAGAAGTTACTATAGATTCAGAATATTCGGAAGTACAGAGTGTAAAGTTGTAAAATTCAAAACTATTTCAATCATGAATTACAAACTTGTTATTCCAATTCGAATAAACGACCCTAATATAAACCTACAACCATATCCAATAATGCATACACGTCTGAAATATCCAAAAATCGTATTCAATTTCTGCCAGTAACATTATTGACAATACTCCTATAAAACCTTCGAAGAAAACGTGTATGATTTTATATGGAAGCTGCTTTCAGTATTCGCGTTACGAAAATCAGTCTCATCAGCGAGTTATTGGAAAACGATATCGcgtatgaaaatttcagttgcaTAGAAACGAATGGGTATGTACGAAACGCTGAGTCTCACTCGAAAAAATACATATTCGCGTGATCGTGAATCGGCTAAGTGTGGGCGTATTGATAGGATCGACTTGCAACCGAAGCAGAACGTTATTGTCCCGTTTGCCGTAAACATTTCGAGTACATCCAGATGTATCCTCGAGTCCAGAATTGATAGGACATTAAATCGCGACTGCAGGATACCGCGGGTATTGTTTCTCTTCGAAGAATTACGATCGGTTTGCTCTGACGATCAACGCAATCGGAAAGAAATCTTTGGAAATCCGTACGGTGGATGTTTTATAGCGAAGCATTAATATTGATTCGTTCGTAACCGGATAACATTAATTGCGTATCGATATTTTGTACAAGATGTTATGAGAGATAAAAATGAACGATACTTCCATTCTTTACGAGATGTTCATTTTAAATCGAGCATCTGAATTTAACTCGAATTCCGCGTTTCTTCAGATACAACAAAGGAAGATCAGGTTCGGCAACAGGACTATCAGGATTCAAGCTGCTAGCGGTGACACTGAAGCTCCTGAAAGAGAAGAACCAACTATTAATATTaccaataataatattcataGGAGCTGAACAAGCGTTTTTGTTCGCTGATTACAATGCAGTGAGTGTCCACGTTCATCCTCCAATTTCTtatcaattattttgtaacaatttCTATCGATTTCTTCAAGTCCTTCGTGTCCTGTGCATGGGGAATCAGCAACATCGGTTTCGTGATGATATGCTTCGGGGTGACGAATGCCATAGCTGCATTAGGCGCAGGATCTATAATGAAATTAACAGGAAGAAGGCCTCTAATGATATTCGCCTTCTTTCTTCACGTTGGAATTTTCGTTTTCTTATTGCGATGGAAACCGACTCCAGAACATAACTATATGTTCTTCCTGATGTCTGGATTATGGGGTCTCTGCGATGCCATGTGGCTGGTACAAGTTAATGGTACGTATCTTTTGATTTCATATAAACGCGCTTTGAAATCAATACCGCTTCCACCATCTCCTGGCAAACGGTGAAACTAGCAGAcctaaacatttatttttttaaaacaatactaCCCTTAAACGGTTCGATAGAGTTACATAGTTCACAAATTAcaattttgtacattttttattctaaccctttgttgttaaaattatattgtgcCTGGGGAACGTTTCAGTAGCGCCAGTGCagtgaaaattcatttatttgttGCAATAATCTCTTCAGTCACTGTCAGATGGCAGCAAtgcattattttcaaaatgcagctagatatataaaatatgaaattaaacaaaatttgattaataaaaaaatttgaaccTTCTTCATTTACAGCTTTGTCCGGACTGCTATTCCCAGGGAAGGAGGAAGCAGCCTTCTCGAACTTCCGTCTATGGGAATCTACGGGTTCGGTGATCACGTACGCGTATAGTCCTTACCTGTGCACTCATACGAAACTCTACTGCCTTATGGGGATCTTGGGTCTCGGAATGATCGGTTATGGTCTGATCGAATGGTCTGGGAAAGCTTCCAGAGCGATCCCGGAATCCAAACCGGACTTTGAATTGGTCGCGAATGGGGAAGTAAATGACACGTCGAAACTTTGAAGCTATCGAGCTGACAAATCTTCTTGagtactaaaaaaaaaaaattatgtgaGCTCTAATGTGATTATGATAAATCTTCTTAAGATCAATCTACGAtttcaattatataaataacgtAGGAAAATTTGTATGTCGAGTCAAAGGGGttgaaaaaatttaaagatTGATCCAGAGGATAGCATAAACGAAACACCTAAAGAgtatcattttaattcaacaataatttAACGAAGTTATTCGAAAAACTCTCGTTGTAGGATCatgtaaattatatatatatgtatataattgcGATATACATAGAAATCATACATAAATCAGATGCATATCAAAATTATATGTACAGAAAGAGTTCGGTTGGAGGCGCAGTCAGGACCTGAAGGTACGATCATTGTTGTGTGATTTGTACCACAatatatgtttttattttat
The sequence above is drawn from the Osmia bicornis bicornis chromosome 14, iOsmBic2.1, whole genome shotgun sequence genome and encodes:
- the LOC114872573 gene encoding UNC93-like protein, producing the protein MVPEKTDTLKHFVKVKPDNQFKPSERWRITRNVLVIGTAFMVNFTAFMGATNLQSSINADDSLGTFTLASIYGSLIFSNIFLPTLVISWLGCKWTISLSILTYVPFMAAQFYPKFYTMIPAGLMVGIGAGPLWCAKCTYLTVAAEAYATLSDVAADVLVTRFFGLFFMFYQMAQVWGNLISSAVLSYGMDSVPVNTTLNSSIVMEVCGANFCGATSNTTDSPKLERPSEERIHLISGIYLCCMIVASLIVTFGVDSLSRYNKGRSGSATGLSGFKLLAVTLKLLKEKNQLLILPIIIFIGAEQAFLFADYNASFVSCAWGISNIGFVMICFGVTNAIAALGAGSIMKLTGRRPLMIFAFFLHVGIFVFLLRWKPTPEHNYMFFLMSGLWGLCDAMWLVQVNALSGLLFPGKEEAAFSNFRLWESTGSVITYAYSPYLCTHTKLYCLMGILGLGMIGYGLIEWSGKASRAIPESKPDFELVANGEVNDTSKL